From the genome of Leptotrichia sp. HSP-342:
CATATTCTGGGAAAAGGGGAGCAGTTCTCTCGTCTACAGACTGATTTCCTACGACAAGTTCCCCATCTTTTATATAAATTGTCATATTTTCTAAAATTTCCTTAACTGCGTAAGCACGGACAATATATTTTGATTTTCCTTCATGTTCCTTGTATGCTTTTGTCAAAAGTCTTCCTCTTTCGACACTGACACCAGGAAATTTTGATAAAGCCGATTCTCTTAATTTTTTTACTCTTTCGCTTTTCAAAACAAATTCTTTCATTGTTTTTCCTCCATTTTTTTATTATTTTTATCTTTAATTTTCGTTATCCATATAATTTTGCTTTCAATCCGTAACTGTTCATTATGCCTACAGCGTTATCTAGTTCCGCTTGTGTATGTTTTTCCAATGTTTTCATAGGATATTCACGACCTAGTTTTCTATATTTTTCTAATCCCATTGTGTGATAGGGGAGAATGTTTACTTCTAGAAGATTCAATTTTTTTAGGAATTCTGCTGTTTGACGAATATTCTTCTCGTCATCATTAATTCCTTTTATAAACGGAAATCGCATAATGATTTTTTTGTGCCATTTTGAAAGTTTTGTAAGATTTTCTAAAATAATTTCATTTGAGACAGAAGTGTATTCCTTATGTTTTTGGCTATTTAAGTACTTTATATCAAATAATACAGTATCTGTTAGTTTTGCTAAATTTTCAAGATCCTTGTAATTCCCATATCCTGTCGTTTCTATGGCCGTATTAACATATTCTTCTTTTAACTTTTCAAAAAGTTCTATTGCAAAACCTGAATTTACAAGTATTTCTCCGCCACTCAATGTAACACCGCCACCAGAATTTCTATAAAAGTTTTCATCTTTCATAACGATTTCAAATACTTCTTCCAGTGTCATGTCTTTTGCAACTTGTTTTAGTGAATTTGCGGCAGGACAGCCAGAACATGGATTTTTGTTTCCTTTGTAAAGAGAGCCATCATAATCCCAAAATTCATTTTCCAATTTTTGCGTTTCAGGATTGGAACACCACAGACATCTAAGTGGACATCCTTTAAAATACACGACTGTTCTAATTCCTGGTCCATCAAATGTAGCTCCTCTTTCAATATCTGTAACTAATGCTCTCATAGATTATCTACCTCTTTTTCTTTTTAAAAAATCTGTAGTTTCAAATTGTTTCTTTATATTTCGATTTTATCCTATTTTTGAAAATTTGTCAATAGTTTTATTTAATTTTATAAAAAATTATAAAAAACCTGCAATATAAATATAATTGCAGGGGAAAATGTTTTTTCGTTTTGGGGTGTTATCTTCTGCTTAGGATGTAGTAAATAACCACAAGTTGAACTAATATAAAAACTATATCCCGTTTCATTGGACATCACCCCAAATCATAATATGAATTAGGTAACGAACCTAAAAATGTTATAAAAAATTTAATACAAAAAAACTAGCCCAAATTGAGCTAGCTCTTGTCGTTGTTTTTTCATATTATGATTGTTTTCTTGTATAACAATTATACTATAAAAAAAATAATTATTCAATCAAAAAATTTTCAAAAAAATTAAAAAAATAGATTGACATTTCTTAAATTATATATTAAAATTGTATCGAAATAAAACGAAACCAATTAAAATATTAAACTATTTGATATAAAAAACAAAAGAAAGGATGACAGAAATGCAATATTTTATTGATACGGCAAATTTAGAAAATATAAAAAAAATCAGTGATATTTTTCCAATAGCAGGTGTAACTACAAATCCTACTATTATTGCAAAGGAAAAAAGAGATTTTAAGGATATTATAAATGATATTTTTGATATTATTGGAAGAGATAAAATTGTGCATGTACAGGCTGTGGGAAGTACAGCTGAAATAATGATAAAAGAAGTGAAGCTTCTGCATGATACTTTTGGAGAAAATCTTTATACAAAAATCCCTGTAACGCCTGAAGGTATAAAAGCTATAAAAAATTTGGCAAAAGATGGATATAAAATTACTGCAACAGGTATTTTGTCACCTCAGCAGATAATTATGGCAGCTGAAGCAGGAGCAGAATACATGGCTCCATATATCAATCGTTCTGATAACATTGGCGAAAATGGAATTGAAATTGTAAAAGATGCATATAAAATCCTTGAAATGACTAAAAAAACTGATGAGGAAAAACTGGCACGGTACAAAAGAATTTTTGAGCCAAAAATATTAGGAGCTTCATTTAAGAATGTAAGACAAGTTCATGAAGCAATTCTAGCTGGATCAAAATCTGTAACAGTAGCTCCAGACGTTTTTGAAAAATTAATTTATCATCCTTACACAGACTGGAGCATGGATACATTTAATTCAGACTGGGAAAAAGTTTATGGCCAAAAAACATTGCTTGATTTATTATAATTTTTGAAATTTAAAAATAGAGTTTTTCTCAATTTAAAATTAAAAGTTTTACGTGCTTGCAATTATTTTTTAGATATGTTATAATCAAAATGATAAAAATAAATTATTAAAAAACAAAAAATCAAAATAAATGGAGGAAAAATTAAAATGGCAAAAGCTAAATTCGAGAGAAGCAAACCACACGTAAACGTAGGAACAATAGGTCACGTTGACCATGGGAAAACAACAACAACAGCAGCAATTTCAAAAGTATTGGCTGAAAAAGGGCTAGCTGAAAAAGTTGACTTTGAAAACATTGACCAAGCGCCTGAAGAAAGAGAAAGAGGAATTACAATCAACACAGCTCACATTGAGTATGAAACAGAAAAAAGACACTATGCTCACGTTGACTGTCCAGGGCATGCGGATTACGTAAAAAACATGATTACAGGAGCAGCTCAAATGGATGGTGCTATCTTAGTAGTATCAGCAGCTGACGGTCCTATGCCTCAAACAAGAGAGCATATCCTTCTTGCAAGACAGGTTGGAGTACCTTATATCGTAGTTTACTTGAACAAAGTTGACATGGTAGACGACGAAGAATTATTAGAACTAGTAGAAATGGAAGTAAGAGAATTACTTACAGAATATGGATTCCCTGGAGATGACGTTCCAGTAATCAAAGGATCTTCATTAGGAGCATTAAATGGAGAAGCTCAATGGGTAGAAAGAATTATGGAATTAATGGATGCAGTTGATGAATATATCCCAACACCAGAAAGACCAGTAGACCAAGCATTCCTAATGCCAATTGAAGATGTGTTCACAATTACAGGAAGAGGAACAGTTGTAACAGGAAGAGTGGAAAGAGGAGTAATCAATGTTGGTGAAGAAGTAGAAATCGTAGGAATCAAGCCAACAACAAAAACTACTGTAACAGGAGTAGAAATGTTCAGAAAATTATTGGATTCAGGACAAGCTGGAGACAACATTGGAGCATTGTTAAGAGGAACTAAGAAAGAAGAAGTTGAAAGAGGACAAGTACTTGCTAAACCAGGAACAATCAATCCACATACAGGATTCAAGTCGGAAGTATACGTATTGACAAAAGATGAAGGAGGAAGACATACACCATTCTTCACAGGATACAAACCACAATTTTACTTCAGAACGACTGACATTACAGGAGAAGTAAACTTACCAGAAGGTGTAGAAATGGTAATGCCTGGAGACAACATTGAAATGACAGTTGAACTAATTCACCCAATCGCAATGGAAGAAGGATTAAGATTTGCGATAAGAGAAGGTGGAAGAACAGTAGCTTCAGGAGTAGTAGCAACTATTACTAAATAGTTTTCTATAAGGAACTTTCTTAAATAATTAGTAAATATCTTTTAATTATTTGATGTTATTTTTAATAAATAAAGTTATTTATAATCAAAACATAATAAAAATAGCACTTAATTAAATTAATAAAAAAATTTTTATTAATTTATTCGTAGTGCTATTGTTTTTTTAAAAATATGAGGTATACTTAATATAGGAATTATTAAGTGTTGGATTACACTATGTAACAAAAAAATATTAAAATGTCTTATACATCTTACATTCAGAAATAAATAGCTCAATAATAGTACTTGTATCTGAGTTTTAAGACAGTTTACTCAGATAAACAGAGTATATTTTGTAAAAAACTTTTTAATAAAACATCTTTTTTTTAAAAAAACTTTACAAATCCATATTATTGTGCTAAAATTAGCTGTGAATTGTTAAGATGTATATTTGTTAAAATTATTTTTAGGAGGAAAAACAATGAAAAAATTATTAGGATTATTAGCATTAGCAGTAGTATCTAATTTCGCTTTAGCGGATAAAAGTCAAGATACTTTAAAAGAATTTCATTTCTCTAGCGAATATAGAGGATCATACACAGATAAGAAAAATAATACTGGAAATGGATTAGGAATCGCTGGATTTAGAAAAGACAATCAAGAAAAAATCAGATGGAGAAATGCTTTTGGTGGAGATTTGCAACTAGTAGATGAAGGAAACTTAGGATTAAGATTTGACTTTCAAAATGACCAAGACAGAGTGAGAAATGATTTTGATTATGTAACTAGAACTAATGACAAAGGAACTTATGATAAATCTCAAACTTGGGAAAATAATATTGCATTATACAAAGATGTAACATTAGGTAATTGGACTTCTACTTGGGATCTAGGATGGAAATATAAATCTACAAGTGGAAAAGGTGCTTATGGAGGACATAGAGGAACATCAAATGAATTTTATGTAGGACCATCGTTTGGACTTAACTTATTAGGATTTAACTTTAAAGGTAAATCTCAATTAGTTTACTTTGACCAAGCCGGAGGAAAATCTGCAGATAATGCATGGAGTGGTTCTGCTTTCAGAAAAGAAAAAGTATCTGGATGGGGAGCAAACTTTGATTTAGAAACTGGTGGTAAATTACTTGATAATGCCGCTGGAAACTTTAAATACTATGTAAACTTAAATAATCATCTAAGAGATGCTAAAGGTAAATTAAAAGAAACTGGAAAAGATGCAAAATCTACTGTATATTTAGATTATGTAGTTGGAGCAAACTACAATACACCTTCATTAGCAGGAGTTTACGGATTGGTTAATCTTGAAAATGAATGGGAAAGACAAACAGCTAGACATGGATTCCAAAACAATTTCTCAGTATGGACTGGATTAGGATACAAAAAAGGGATTGACCTTCCAGTAGGAAAATTAACTATAAATCCAGAAGTTAAATATAGAGTTGTTAATAAAGAAACTGTTAAAGGTGTATATAACGATGGACGTTACTACAATAGTAACAGAGAACAATATACAAGAGAATATAATGAATTAAGAGCTGGAGTAAAAGTTGGTTTAGAAGTTAAATAGTTACTTAATTATTCAGAATGATTCATAGAAAGAGAGATGAGATATTTTTTCATCTCTTTTTTGTTAAAAAATTTGAAAAATTGAAAAAATAAGTTGACAAAAATTCAAAAATATATTATACTAATCAAGTAACATTAAATTTATATGCCCGAGTGGTGAAATTGGTAGACGCAACGGACTCAAAATCCGTCGATTTTATATCGTGCCGGTTCGACTCCGGCCTCGGGCACCAATAATATAATAAATTTTTTCATAATAAATTGCACTCTATACTCCTAGAGTGTTTTTTATTTATAAATTAATTTATTTCATTACATTTTATTTAAATCTTTTCAAAATATATCTCAATTCCTCTAATCCTTAATTTCTTGTTTTTTTCT
Proteins encoded in this window:
- a CDS encoding glycyl-radical enzyme activating protein produces the protein MRALVTDIERGATFDGPGIRTVVYFKGCPLRCLWCSNPETQKLENEFWDYDGSLYKGNKNPCSGCPAANSLKQVAKDMTLEEVFEIVMKDENFYRNSGGGVTLSGGEILVNSGFAIELFEKLKEEYVNTAIETTGYGNYKDLENLAKLTDTVLFDIKYLNSQKHKEYTSVSNEIILENLTKLSKWHKKIIMRFPFIKGINDDEKNIRQTAEFLKKLNLLEVNILPYHTMGLEKYRKLGREYPMKTLEKHTQAELDNAVGIMNSYGLKAKLYG
- a CDS encoding transaldolase family protein, yielding MQYFIDTANLENIKKISDIFPIAGVTTNPTIIAKEKRDFKDIINDIFDIIGRDKIVHVQAVGSTAEIMIKEVKLLHDTFGENLYTKIPVTPEGIKAIKNLAKDGYKITATGILSPQQIIMAAEAGAEYMAPYINRSDNIGENGIEIVKDAYKILEMTKKTDEEKLARYKRIFEPKILGASFKNVRQVHEAILAGSKSVTVAPDVFEKLIYHPYTDWSMDTFNSDWEKVYGQKTLLDLL
- the tuf gene encoding elongation factor Tu, which produces MAKAKFERSKPHVNVGTIGHVDHGKTTTTAAISKVLAEKGLAEKVDFENIDQAPEERERGITINTAHIEYETEKRHYAHVDCPGHADYVKNMITGAAQMDGAILVVSAADGPMPQTREHILLARQVGVPYIVVYLNKVDMVDDEELLELVEMEVRELLTEYGFPGDDVPVIKGSSLGALNGEAQWVERIMELMDAVDEYIPTPERPVDQAFLMPIEDVFTITGRGTVVTGRVERGVINVGEEVEIVGIKPTTKTTVTGVEMFRKLLDSGQAGDNIGALLRGTKKEEVERGQVLAKPGTINPHTGFKSEVYVLTKDEGGRHTPFFTGYKPQFYFRTTDITGEVNLPEGVEMVMPGDNIEMTVELIHPIAMEEGLRFAIREGGRTVASGVVATITK